Proteins from a genomic interval of Triplophysa dalaica isolate WHDGS20190420 chromosome 21, ASM1584641v1, whole genome shotgun sequence:
- the LOC130410728 gene encoding putative nuclease HARBI1 yields the protein MACPFIHEPVDEESALIRRELHLRRERIVRPRLDVLSYPEDFLFERYRFSLQSITYIHTLLHPYITNLTRRGRALTSEQILCMALRFFANGSFLYNTGDAEHVSKATVCRAVRKVCLALKHFLHIFVKFPGHKPVAAIKEEFHMIAGFPNVIGCLDGTHIPIIAPSQNEADYVNRKSIHSINVQIICDAAHIITNVEAKWPVSVHDSRIYRESSLSNRMGQGEMDGLLLGDRGYPCQPTLITPYPEPEPGPQQYFNMAHNRTRARVEMTIGLLKSRFQCLRHLRVTPERACDIIVACVVLHNIAIIRGEQHPALQTQDPEADLIHTGDFQDGRVVRDLICRNVFAK from the exons atggcatgtccgtttattcatgaacccgtagatgaggaatctgcattaattcgcagagagttacatttacgtcgagagagaattgtgaggccccgtttggatgTTTTATCATATCCGgaggattttttatttgagcGATACCGATTTTCTTTACAGTCCataacatatatacacactCTGCTTCATCCTTACATCACAAACCTCACTCGTCGTGGCCGTGCTCTTACATCTGAGCAGATTTTGTGTATGGCATTACGTTTCTTTGCTAATGGTAGCTTTCTTTATAACACCGGGGATGCAGAACACGTTAGCAAGGCAACTGTATGCAGAGCGGTAAGAAAAGTGTGCCTCGCTCTCAAGcactttttgcacatttttgttaagTTTCCTGGCCACAAACCTGTGGCAGCCATCAAAGAGGAGTTTCACATGATTGCAG GATTTCCCAATGTGATTGGGTGCCTAGATGGCACTCATATACCCATCATCGCTCCTTCACAAAATGAGGCAGATTATGTCAATCGGAAGTCCATCCACAGCATTAATGTGCAG ATCATATGTGATGCTGCACACATAATTACAAATGTGGAGGCTAAGTGGCCAGTCTCAGTTCATGATTCACGGATATATCGTGAGTCATCTCTGAGCAACAGAATGGGCCAAG GAGAGATGGATGGCCTTCTGCTGGGTGATAGGGGTTACCCATGCCAACCTACACTCATAACCCCTTACCCAGAACCTGAGCCAGGCCCCCAGCAGTACTTCAATATGGCACACAACAGGACACGAGCCCGGGTGGAGATGACCATAGGCCTGTTGAAATCACGTTTCCAGTGCCTGCGCCACCTCAGGGTGACCCCTGAAAGGGCTTGTGACATTATTGTGGCATGTGTTGTTCTTCATAATATTGCCATTATTAGAGGGGAGCAACACCCTGCCCTACAAACTCAAGATCCTGAAGCAGACCTCATACACACTGGGGATTTCCAGGATGGAAGGGTGGTCAGAGACCTCATATGCCGTAATGTCTTTGCAAAATAA